A genomic region of Oenanthe melanoleuca isolate GR-GAL-2019-014 chromosome 25, OMel1.0, whole genome shotgun sequence contains the following coding sequences:
- the LOC130262837 gene encoding class II histocompatibility antigen, M alpha chain, whose translation MGDMVAALLCGVLVAVAVGEPAPDPPPHLLSEVLTCQPDPPSLSLSVTLDGLPLFWFDFPGSRWNPGIPSLPAWPPALESPREILPESQLCREILGILGPNLTGQIPEGRAIPTISVFPALPPLPGEPNTLVCLVENIFPPVLDIGWAVGGAEVTRGVSQGPFVPSADLTFSRISRLSLTPRPGAVHACVVTSRRDNATMVAYWVAPDTALDEQLDTALAGAALALGVVLALLGAGLALLARG comes from the exons ATGGGTGACATGGTGGCCGCGCTGCTCTGCGGGGTTCTTGTCGCTGTGGCCGTGGGTGAGCCCG CCCCGGACCCTCCCCCCCACCTCCTCTCGGAGGTTCTCACCTGCCAGCCCGaccctccctccctgtccctctccgTCACCCTGGACGGCCTCCCCCTTTTCTGGTTCGATTTCCCGGGATCGCGCTGGAATCCCGGGATCCCCTCGCTGCCCGCCTGGCCCCCGGCGCTGGAGTCTCCCCGGGAAATCCTCCCCGAGTCCCAGCTCTGCCgggaaatcctgggaatcctCGGCCCCAACCTCACCGGCCAAATCCCCGAGGGCAGAG CCATCCCCACCATTTCCGTTTtccccgcgctgccgccgctgccgggcGAGCCCAACACTCTGGTCTGCCTGGTGGAGAACATCTTCCCTCCGGTGCTGGACATCGGCTGGGCCGTGGGCGGGGCCGAGGTCACCCGTGGGGTCTCCCAGGGCCCCTTTGTGCCCAGCGCCGACCTCACCTTCAGCCGCATCTCCCGCCTGTCCCTCACCCCCCGGCCCGGAGCCGTCCACGCCTGCGTGGTCACCTCGAGGAGGGACAACGCCACCATGGTGGCCTACTGGG TGGCTCCGGACACGGCGCTGGACGAGCAGCTGGACACGGCGCTGGCCGGAGCCGCGCTGGCCCTGGGCGTggtcctggccctgctgggggctgggctggccctgctggcccgGG GTTGA